A genomic segment from Leopardus geoffroyi isolate Oge1 chromosome A2, O.geoffroyi_Oge1_pat1.0, whole genome shotgun sequence encodes:
- the PRR22 gene encoding proline-rich protein 22, giving the protein MQHPKPFYAPTAPQEGFSPRGPDGTEGPGGQPLPACTEPLPTVGSSNLYQPLNPEKEVFPAPPAGFQMAPCGCFFDPRIYRIEWATTDFGQSSLYKLTAVGGGGPPGGPAGGPASPGTYLLEPQHYLKAPVPAPPPPPYPHYLPVPGGPQYLVPYFPAEGPGPEALGFVGEGGPPAFMELPPPLLKEGPGPPPPAPKENKLPPLLITLPAEAALPPGAYGHLKGSLSQLHGPGEPLAFPSKELQGGGAGPALPYPPGPGEPKVAEAEAAPLGAGEARAPEAARAFVLPEKVLLEDAMKLFDCLPGNAEPEGSPRKAPGPALPDSGGGGDDSSGDIRSLHLPDELLSFDYSVPEILDTVSNVDCLFNFKALDEEPAPRPGLPAASTVAPALRPELPGRRKAGTSSTKKGRQGGKGKQAAGLASTDPSGPRQDLGAAPH; this is encoded by the exons ATGCAGCACCCCAAACCCTTCTATGCGCCCACAGCTCCCCAAGAAGGCTTCAGCCCCCGGGGCCCAGATGGCACTGAGGGGCCAGGCGGTCAGCCTCTCCCCGCCTGCACGGAGCCTCTTCCTACTGTGG GTTCCTCCAACCTGTATCAGCCCCTAAACCCGGAGAAAGAGGTGTTTCCAGCCCCTCCGGCAG GTTTCCAGATGGCGCCCTGCGGGTGCTTCTTTGACCCCCGCATCTACCGAATCGAGTGGGCCACCACTGACTTCGGCCAGTCGTCCCTGTACAAGCTGACGGCAGTGGGCGGTGGGGGGCCGCCCGGGGGTCCGGCGGGGGGCCCCGCCTCGCCAGGCACCTACCTCCTAGAGCCCCAGCACTACCTCAAAGCCCCAGTGCCggccccaccacccccgccctaCCCGCATTACCTGCCGGTGCCCGGGGGCCCCCAGTACCTTGTGCCCTACTTCCCCGCCGAGGGGCCGGGGCCGGAGGCTCTGGGCtttgtgggggaaggggggccCCCCGCCTTCATggagctgcccccacccctgctcaagGAAGGCCCAGGgccgcccccacctgcccccaaggAGAACAAGCTGCCTCCCTTGCTCATCACGCTCCCCGCTGAGGCCGCGCTGCCCCCCGGCGCCTATGGCCACCTCAAGGGCAGCCTCAGTCAGCTCCACGGGCCCGGTGAGCCCCTGGCCTTCCCCTCCAAGGAGCTGCAGGGCGGTGGGGCCGGGCCGGCCCTGCCGTACCCGCCGGGCCCCGGGGAGCCCAAGGTGGCCGAGGCAGAGGCGGCCCCGCTGGGGGCGGGCGAGGCCAGGGCCCCCGAGGCAGCCAGGGCCTTCGTGCTGCCTGAGAAGGTGCTTCTGGAAGACGCCATGAAACTCTTCGACTGCTTGCCGGGCAACGCCGAGCCCGAGGGGTCCCCACGCAAGGCCCCGGGGCCAGCCCTGCCGGATAGCGGGGGCGGCGGAGACGACTCGTCCGGTGACATCCGCTCGTTGCACCTGCCAGACGAACTGCTGTCCTTTGACTACAGCGTGCCCGAGATCCTGGACACCGTGTCCAACGTGGACTGCCTTTTCAACTTCAAGGCGCTCGATGAGGAGCCGGCGCCCCGCCCAGGGCTCCCCGCCGCCAGCACCGTGGCCCCTGCCTTGCGACCTGAGCTGCCCGGCAGGAGGAAGGCCGGCACCTCGTCCACCaagaaggggaggcagggaggcaagggCAAGCAGGCTGCGGGCCTGGCCAGCACCGACCCCTCGGGGCCCAGGCAGGACCTGGGAGCCGCCCCCCATTAA
- the DUS3L gene encoding tRNA-dihydrouridine(47) synthase [NAD(P)(+)]-like, which produces MAEGAAEAPAESGGGGDSGASAPERGVAPIKPQYLTTKEQFHEFLEARGQEKPSQETEAGDPGGNDLVEPEAKRIRLEDGQTGEAAEPGEQPQVQKRARGQNKGRPHMKPTHYDNNRLCPSLVQESAAKCFFGDRCRFLHDVGRYLETKPSDLGPRCVLFETFGRCPYGVTCRFAGAHLGPDGQNLVREEWVQAPPVRNGLDKALQQLLRKRKVRFERAEQALRQLSRDRVPGPSPAAAVPEVTGAESAPGQDSGDTQQALPGPDAGALPSGSVWTRGPLTDEDVVRLRPCEKRKLDIHGKLYLAPLTTCGNLPFRRICKRFGADVTCGEMAVCTNLLQGQTSEWALLRRHQCEDVFGVQLEGAFPDTMTKCAELLNRTIEVDFVDINVGCPIDLVYKKGGGCALMNRSAKFQQIVRGMNQVLDVPLTVKIRTGVQERVNLAHRLLPELRDWGAALVTLHGRSREQRYTKLADWQYIEQCVTAASPMPLFGNGDILSYEDANRAMQTGVAGIMIARGALLKPWLFTEIKEQRHWDISSSERLAILQDFTRYGLEHWGSDTQGVEKTRRFLLEWLSFLCRYVPVGLLERLPQRINERPPYYLGRNYLETLMASQKAADWIRISEMLLGPVPPNFVFLPKHKANAYK; this is translated from the exons ATGGCGGAGGGAGCGGCGGAGGCCCCAGCAGAGAGCGGTGGCGGCGGCGACTCGGGAGCCAGCGCGCCGGAACGGGGGGTGGCGCCCATTAAACCTCA ATACCTCACCACCAAGGAGCAGTTCCACGAGTTTCTGGAAGCCAGAGGGCAGGAGAAGCCCAGCCAGGAAACCGAGGCAGGAGACCCTGGTGGCAATGACCTGGTTGAACCTGAGGCCAAGCGGATCCGACTGGAAGATGGGCAGACGGGGGAGGCAGCTGAACCTGGGGAGCAGCCGCAGGTTCAGAAGAGAGCCCGGGGCCAGAACAAAGGGCGGCCCCACATGAAACCCACCCACTATGACAATAAtaggctctgcccctccctggtccaG GAATCAGCCGCGAAGTGTTTCTTTGGTGACCGCTGCCGTTTCCTGCATGACGTGGGCCGCTACCTGGAAACCAAGCCGTCGGACCTGGGCCCCCGCTGTGTGCTGTTCGAGACCTTCGGCAGGTGTCCCTATGGTGTCACCTGCCGCTTCGCCGGGGCGCATCTGGGACCCGACGGCCAGAACCTAGTGCGGGAGGAGTGGGTCCAGGCCCCGCCCGTGCGCAACGGCCTGGACAAGGCCCTGCAGCAGCTGCTGCGAAAGCGTAAGGTCCGCTTTGAACGCGCCGAGCAGGCCCTACGCCAGCTGAGCAGGGACCGGGTgccaggcccctcccccgctgccgCAGTCCCCGAGGTCACGGGGGCCGAAAGTGCCCCCGGGCAGGACAGTGGTGACACCCAGCAGGCCCTCCCGGGGCCGGACGCCGGTGCCCTTCCCAGCGGCTCGGTGTGGACCCGTGGGCCCCTGACGGATGAGGACGTAGTCAGGCTGCGGCCTTGTGAGAAGAGAAAG CTGGACATCCACGGCAAACTGTACCTGGCCCCCCTCACCACG tGCGGGAACCTGCCCTTCCGGCGGATCTGTAAGCGCTTCGGGGCCGACGTGACGTGTGGGGAGATGGCCGTGTGCACCAACCTGCTGCAGGGCCAGACGTCCGAGTGGGCTCTGCTCAGACGCCACCAATGTGAGGATGTCTTTGGCGTCCAG CTCGAGGGCGCCTTCCCTGACACCATGACCAAGTGCGCCGAGCTGCTCAACCGCACCATCGAGGTGGATTTCGTGGATATCAACGTCGGGTGCCCCATTGATCTCGTGTACAAGAAG GGCGGGGGCTGTGCCCTCATGAACCGCTCGGCCAAGTTCCAGCAGATCGTCCGCGGCATGAACCAG GTGCTGGACGTGCCCCTGACGGTGAAGATCCGCACGGGCGTCCAGGAGCGCGTGAACCTGGCGCACCGGCTGCTGCCCGAGCTGCGGGACTGGGGCGCGGCCCTGGTCACG CTCCACGGCCGATCTCGGGAGCAGCGCTACACCAAGCTGGCCGACTGGCAGTACATCGAGCAGTGCGTGACGGCGGCCAGCCCCATGCCCCTGTTCG GAAACGGGGACATCCTGTCGTATGAGGATGCCAACCGTGCCATGCAGACTGGCGTCGCCGGGATCATGATCGCCCG CGGTGCCCTGCTGAAGCCGTGGCTGTTCACGGAGATCAAGGAGCAGCGGCACTGGGACATCTCGTCGTCCGAGCGCCTGGCCATCCTGCAGGACTTCACGCGCTACGGCCTGGAGCACTGGGGCTCAGACACGCAGGGCGTGGAGAAGACCCGGCGGTTCCTCCTCGAGTGGCTTTCCTTCCTGTGCAG GTACGTGCCCGTGGGCCTGCTGGAGCGGCTCCCGCAGAGGATCAATGAGCGGCCGCCCTACTACCTGGGCCGCAACTACCTGGAGACGCTCATGGCCAGCCAGAAGGCGGCCGACTGGATCCGAATCAG TGAGATGCTGCTGGGACCCGTGCCACCCAACTTCGTCTTTCTGCCCAAGCACAAGGCCAACGCGTACAAGTAG